The region CACGGTGGCGGGCTATTACGCCTTGCAGCCCATGATGGCTGCGGCCAAAGCCGGGCAGGGCGCATGGTCATTCATGGCCTTGCACAGCGTGTCGCTGGGGTTTTACGGGCTCAAGACCTTGCTGGTCTTGGCCTTGGCTTGGCGAGTCAGCAAGAACTGATCGGGTCCGTTGAGGCTCTGTGGCCCGGTTCGAAGGCTGAAGGCTTTGTGCCTGAATTTAGCCGAGCCAGATCACTCGGTCGGCCCGGTTTGGCTTGAGGCAGACAAGGCAAGCCAGCTGGCTTGCCTGATCAGACTCAGTCTTGCGCCATTTTCTTGACGCTGGTGATGCGGCGCTTGGCGCGCTTGATCTCACCACCTTGAGCGACCCGCTCATTGCCGAGAACGCGCAATTTCTTCATCTGCGGGCGATGGTTACCGCTCTTGGAGAACTTGACGATCTTGACAACACGGGGAGCGCCCTTGCCGCCGGCTTCGCGCTCGTCATCCGCCTTTTCGGGGATGGGGCGCCAGATGACCAGCAGCTTGCCGATGTGCTGAATCGGCGCGGCATTGAGCTCGCCGCACAAGGAGGCAAAAATGCTCTCGCGGTTGGCTCGGTCATCCGAGAACACGCGGACCTTGATCAGGCCGTGAGAGTTCAGGGCGGCGTCGGTGGCTTTCACCACGGCCGGGGTTAGTCCATCCGAACCAATCATCACGACGGGGTCGAGGTGATGGGCTTCGGAACGTTTTTCCTTGCGCTGGGCAGGGTTCAATTGAATCGCAGGCATACGCGTATTATCCGTGCAACATGAAGATCAAGACAAAAAGCAAAAAACTTAATAAGACGTGGTTGCATGATCACATCAATGATCCCTACGTCAAGATGGCGCAGCGGGATGGTTACCGTGCCCGCGCCGCTTACAAGCTCAAGGAGATTGACGAGGAGCTCAAGCTGATTCGCCCCGGCCAGGTGGTGGTGGATCTCGGGGCTTCGCCGGGCGCCTGGAGCCAGTATCTGCGCCGTTGTTTCGCCCCCACGGTGGCGGGTGTGGGTGGTGCGGCGGTTGGGCAGTTGAACGGCACCATCATCGCCTTGGACCTGCTGCCTTGTGAGCCGATCGAAGGCGTGCAGTTCCTGCAGGGCGACTTCCAGGACGAAGAATGTTTGAAGGCACTGGAAGATACGCTGGCCGGGCGCGCCGTGGACCTTGTTGTTTCGGACATGGCCCCCAATCTGTCGGGTATTGAAAACGTCGATGCTGCGCGGATCGCTGGCTTGGTTGAATTGGCCATTGATTTCGCGCAACGCCACCTGAAGCCTGAAGGCGCCTTGGTCACCAAGGTCTTCCACGGTAGCGGTTACACGCAGCTGTTGGAGCAATTCAAGGCGACCTTCAAAAAGGTCAAGCCGATCAAGCCCAAGGCCTCACGGGATCGGTCCTCAGAGACCTTCCTGATTGGCATCGGGCTGAAGGCGCCCCGGCCCTGAACTTGGGCGTGTATCTTGGGCTTGAATGCCGGAATGGCCTCGCAGTGGGCGCAGAGCGGTAATCGCGGTAATGCCTGACAAATGGCGGGCCTAAGCAAAAGCAGCTCAGGGCCTTGACTGCAATAGAATCAACCCCATATGCCGTGCACATGGCTGCAACGAGTGCAGCTGGGCCGAATTGAATGAAGGAGTCGCGGTGAACAATCAGTGGTTCTCGAAGGTAGCTGTTTGGATAGTGATCGCCTTGGTGCTGTTCACTGTCTTCAAGCAGTTCGATCGAGGTGCAAGCCAAGGCAATCAGCTTGGATATTCGGAATTTCTCGATGAAGTTCAGGCGCACCGCATCAAGTCCGTGACCTTGCAAGAGGGCGGCGCTGGCACTGACATCTTGGCGGAAACCAATGATGGCAAGAAGCTGCGCATCACGGCCACCTATCTGGACCGCGGTCTGGTGGGTGACTTGCGCGCAGCTGGCGTCAAGTTTGATGTCAAGCCGCGTGAAGAGCCTTCCTTCCTGGTCAATATGCTGATCAGCTGGGGCCCCATGCTGCTCTTGATCGGCGTTTGGGTTTACTTCATGCGCCAGATGCAAGGCGGCGGCAAAGGCGGAGCTTTCAGCTTCGGCAAGTCCAAGGCCCGCATGTTGGATGAGGCGAATAACACCACGACCTTTGCCGATGTGGCTGGCTGCGACGAGGCCAAGGAAGAGGTCAAGGAGTTGGTCGACTTCCTGAAGGACCCGCAGAAGTTCCAAAAGCTCGGCGGCCGCATTCCGCGCGGCGTGCTGCTGGTTGGCCCTCCTGGTACCGGCAAGACCTTGTTGGCCAAGGCGATTGCTGGCGAGGCCAAGGTGCCTTTCTTCTCGATCTCAGGTTCTGACTTCGTCGAGATGTTCGTCGGCGTGGGCGCAGCCCGCGTGCGCGATATGTTCGAGCAAGCGAAGAAAAGCGCACCCTGCATCATCTTCGTGGACGAAATCGACGCGGTCGGTCGTCATCGCGGTGCTGGCCTGGGCGGCGGTAACGATGAGCGTGAGCAGACCCTTAACCAGATGCTGGTGGAGATGGACGGCTTCGAGACCAATCTGGGTGTGATCGTGATGGCGGCCACCAACCGGCCCGACATTCTTGATCCGGCTTTGCTGCGCCCCGGTCGTTTCGACCGTCAGGTCTACGTGACCCTGCCGGACGTGCGTGGCCGCGAACAGATCCTCAATGTGCATATGCGCAAGGTGCCGGTCGGTCAGGACATTCGAGCCGACATCCTGGCCCGCGGTACACCTGGTTTCTCCGGTGCTGACTTGGCCAATCTGGTCAACGAAGCAGCGCTGTTTGCGGCTCGCCGCAGTGGCCGCGTGGTCGAGATGCTCGACTTCGAGAAGGCCAAGGACAAGATCATGATGGGCCCCGAGCGCAAGTCCATGATCATGCCGGAAGAGGAGCGCAAAAACACGGCTTACCACGAAGCCGGTCATGCGCTGGTGGCTCGCCTGATGCCTAAGACCGATCCGGTGCACAAGGTCACTGTGATTCCGCGTGGCCGTGCCCTCGGCGTGACCATGCAGCTGCCTGAAGGCGATCGCTACAGCCTGGACAAGGAGCGCATGCTCTCGACCATCTCAGTGCTGTTTGGTGGCCGTATCGCCGAAGAAGTGTTCATGAACCAAATGACCACTGGCGCGTCGAACGACTTTGAGCGTGCCACCTCGATCGCTCGCGATATGGTGATGCGCTACGGTATGACCGATGAGTTGGGCCCGATGGTTTACTCGGAAAACGAGGGTGAAGTCTTCCTCGGCCGTTCGGTCACCAAGACGACCAGCATGTCCGAAGAAACCATGCGCAAGGTGGACTCTGTGATCCGCCGCATCATCGATGAGCAATATGGCATTGCGCGTCACTTGATCGAAGAGAACCAAGACAAGATGCACGCCATGGCCAAGGCCTTGCTCGAGTACGAGACGATCGATGCTGACCAGATCGACGACATCATGAGCGGCAAGCCGCCGCGTCCTCCTAAGGATTGGACAACCCCAAGTGGTGGCAAGTCCGACGGCACACCACCGCCGGTCAATACCGACAGCGCACCCGCTGCGGCCTGATAATTTTCTTTGAACGAACTCAAAGGGCTGGTCTTGCGGGACTGGCCCTTTTTTATTCCCGATGAGCTTTTGGCAAACCACCCGATTTCAAATTGATCTGAGCAGCCCACGCGTGATGGGTATCGTCAATGTCACGCCGGACTCTTTTTCGGACGGCGGGCAGTACGGCGATGCGGCACGGGCCATTGCGCATTGCGAGCAGTTGCTCGCGGAGGGGGCTGACATCCTAGACATCGGTGGGGAGTCGAGCCGCCCTGGCGCTCAAGTGCTCAGCGTCGAGGAGGAGTGGGCACGAGTCGCCCCTGTGCTTCGGGCGGCGCTGAGCATGGGCGTTCCTGTGTCCTTGGATAGCTGGAAACCAGAGGTGATGGCGAGAGCGCTGGATCTCGGTGTCGATATCCTCAATGACATTCAGGCTTTTCAGTCCACCGAGGCTATGCAACTGGTGAGTGCCCACGCGGGCGTCGGCCTGTGCGCCATGCATATGCGTGGAGACTCAAGCACCATGCAGCAACTCACCGACTATGTCGATGTGGTGGCTGAAGTAGCTGAGTTCTTGCAGTTCCGAGTAAAGGCCTTGAGGGATGCTGGCGTTGCAGCGGCGCGCATCGTGCTGGATCCCGGCTATGGCTTTGCCAAGACGACACCGCAGAACTTTGACTTGTTGTCTCGCCAAGCCGAATTGCTCGGCCTAGGGTACCCGCTTCTCGTGGGTTGGTCCCGCAAACGCTCGTTGGGTGACGTGACAGGGCGTTCGGTGGAACAGCGTCTGCCCGCCAGCGTGGCGGCTGCGATGCTGGCAATGGCGCGCGGGGCTGCCGTGCTCAGGGTTCATGATGTGGCCGCCACAGTGGACGCAGTCAAAGTGTTTCAAGCAGCCACCCAGAAGAGGGAGGGTTGAAGTGGCGTCTCAATCTTGGCTGACAATAAGCTCAAATCAATCAGGAGTTCGCTTTTCATGACTCGCAAGTATTTTGGAACCGATGGCATTCGCGGCACTGTGGGTCAAGGCCCCATTACTCCTGACTTCATGTTGCGCTTGGGGCATGCCGTAGGTCAGGTCCTGCGCAAGCAAGGCGGCCGCCCAAGTGTTTTGATTGGCAAGGACACCCGTATTTCGGGTTACATGATCGAATCTGCCCTGGAGGCTGGTTTTGCCTCGGCCGGCGTGGATGTACAACTGACTGGCCCCTTGCCCACGCCCGGTGTGGCCTATCTGACGCGTGCTCTGCGTCAGGATTTGGGTGTGGTGATCAGCGCATCGCACAACCCCTTTGCCGACAACGGCATCAAGTTCTTCTCCTCCAAGGGCGAAAAGCTGCCCGACGCTTGGGAGCTGGCTGTTGAAGCGGCGCTGGAAGATGCGCCTACCTGGATCGATTCGGCAAATTTGGGTCGTGCTCGCCGCATCACTGATGCGCGCGGTCGGTATATCGAGTTCTGCAAGAACAGTTTTGGTTCAGACCTGACCCTCAAGGGCTTGAAGATTGTGGTGGATGCTGCCAATGGCGCGGCTTACCACGTGGCCCCGGACGTTTTTCATGAACTCGGCGCCGAGGTGATTTCCATCGGCTGCAGTCCGGATGGGTTCAATATCAATGCAGGTTTCGGTGCGACTTCACCGGCGGCTTTGGTTCAGGCGGTCAAAGAGCACGGTGCGCATTACGGCGTAGCGCTGGATGGTGACGCCGACCGACTGCAATTGGTCGACGCCGAAGGGCGACTCTACAACGGCGACGAGTTGCTGTATGTGATGGTGGCCGACAGGCTGGGTCAAGGTTTGCGGGTGCCGGGCGCTGTGGGTACCTTGATGACCAATATGGCGGTGGAACTGGCTATCAAGGCGCTGGATGTTGATTTCGTGCGCGCCAAGGTGGGTGACCGTTATGTGCTTGAAGAGCTGGCAGCGCGGGGTTGGGAGTTGGGCGGCGAGGGCAGCGGCCACTTGTTGGCGCTGGACAAGCACACCACCGGTGACGGCATCGTCAGCGCCTTGCTGATCTTGCAGGCGGTCAGCCGCACGGGCAAGTCCTTGGCTGAACAGTTGGCGCCAGTCACCTTGTTCCCGCAGACCATGATCAATGTGCGCCTGCAAGCCGGCCAGGATTGGAAGAGCAATGCCCACTTGGCGCGTGAGCAGGCCGAGGTGACCTCTGAGCTGGGTTCGCGCGGCCGGGTCCTGATTCGCGCATCGGGCACGGAGCCCTTGCTGCGGGTCATGGTGGAAGCCAGTGATGCGCAGGTGGCCAAGCAATGCGCCGAACGCCTGGTCAAGGCAGTGAATGCCTGACGAGGGCCTGTTTGCCCGCTCGGCGCGGGTGCCGGGACTGGCTTGAACTAGTCGAAGCCAAATGAAAAAGCCCCGGCAGGTCTGACCTGCCGGGGCTTTTCTATAGGCTCGAACCCGTGTGGTCGGCCTTGATCTCGTGCCTTACTTCTTTGGAGGTGTCAGCACGCGGTCGATCACGTGCACAACACCATTGCTGGCGCTCAGTTCGCCGTCCTGAACCAGAGCCTCTTCAATCGTCACAAAGCTGCCGGCGCGTGCTGTTGCGGCAGTGGCGCCATTCAGTGTCGCGACGTTGGCATTCTTGATGTCGGCGGCTGCCAGCTTGCCGGCCACCAGGTGGTAGCTCAGCACAGCCTTCAGCTGCGCTGGATTCTGATTCAGGGCTTCCATGGTCTTGGCGGGCACGGCCTTGAATGCCTCGTTGCTCGGTGCAAACACGGTCAGCGGGCCGGCTGCGTTCAGCTCGGCTTTCAGTCCAGCTTGTTCAATCAATTGGCTGAAGGTGCTGAGCTGAGGCGTACGGGCCACAGTCTCAGCCAGGGAGACTGGGGTAGGAGCGGGGGTGGCGCAAGCGCTCAGGCCAAGAACCAGCGCGGCAGCACTGCAAAGCGCCAATGTCCGGCGTGCGGTATTCAACTTCATCGAAGCTCCAGAGTAAGGTGAGGTGGATGGATGCATGTCCGTGAGCTTAGGCAGCAAATGTGACGGTTCAATGAACTTAATGTGACCTTGTCATTGCCTGTAATATTGCGAGCGAATTGCCGCAGTCTCGGTGCATGTCACGTGGATGTCATATTTAAGTCATAGCATTCGCCCCATCGTTAACCCTGAGAGTGATAGGTTGCATATGAAGTTTGCTCAAGTCCGCGCTGGTGTTGTACTTGCTGCCACCCTGGCCATGCTGCCCTTGGTGCATGCACAGGATGTCACGGGTGCTGGTGCCTCCTTCCCGGCGCCAATCTATGCCAAGTGGGCCGATTCTTACAACAAGGCCAGCGGCGTCCGTATCAACTACCAATCGGTGGGTTCGGGTGCTGGCATCAAGCAAATCAAGGCCAAGACCGTTGACTTCGGTGCCTCGGATGCGCCGTTGAAAGACGAAGACCTGGCCAAGGACGACATGATTCAATTCCCCACCGTCATTGGCGGTGTGGTTCCGGTGCTCAACATCAAGGGCATCACGCCTGGTCAAGTTCGCATGACTGGCGCTGTGTTGGCTGACATCTATCTGGGCAAGATCACCAAGTGGAATGACGCCGCTTTGACCGCCCTGAATCCTGGCGTGCCTCTGCCCGACACCACCATTGCCGTGGTGCGCCGCGCTGACGGTTCGGGTACCAGCTTCTTGTTCACCAACTATCTGTCCAAGGTGAATGCCGAGTGGAAAGCCAAGGTCGGTGAGGGCACCGCTGTCAACTGGCCTACTGGTGCTGGTGGCAAGGGCAACGAAGGCGTTTCCTCCTACGTGCAGCGCCTGCCTAACTCGATTGGCTATGTTGAGTACGCTTACGCCAAGCAAAACAAGATGTCTCACGTTCTGCTGAAGAACCAATCCGGCGCTTTCGTGGCGCCTAGCGATGCAGCCTTCAAGGCCGCTGCTGCTGGTGCTGAGTGGTCCAAGAGCTTCTACCAAGTGCTGACCGAGCAAGCCGGCAAAGACAGCTGGCCCATCACTGGCGCCACTTTCATCTTGATGCACAAGAAGCAAGACAAGCCGGCTTCTGCAGCCGCTACCTTGAAGTTCTTCGACTGGGCCTACGCCAGTGGCGACAAGACGGCTGATGAGCTCGACTATGTGCCGCTGCCCGCCGCTGTGAAGGATCTGGTGCGCAAGCAGTGGGCCGACAATCTCAAGGACGCTTCCGGCAAGGCCATCAGCATCAAGTAATCAAAGTCCAAAGGCCATTTGGTCTCTAGACACAATCCGGGTTGACTCAGTGCAGTTGACCCGGATGTTCTTGCGTCAGCAGACGCAGTTTCTCCATCATCAACGCACTAGCATGCGGAGGCCCCGTGGCCGCAATACTCCCAGCCAACAAGTTTGATTCCAGTGCTGAGGCTGAAAAGACTCAGCCCAGAAGCAGTCCGCCAACGCGGCGCGCGGTTGCGCCGTGGGCTGACACCGTGTTTTCATTTTTGGCGCACGGCGCAGCCTGGCTGACCCTGGCTTTGCTGGTTGGCATCATCATTTCGCTGCTGATCGGCGCGA is a window of Paucibacter sp. KCTC 42545 DNA encoding:
- a CDS encoding YhbY family RNA-binding protein; this translates as MPAIQLNPAQRKEKRSEAHHLDPVVMIGSDGLTPAVVKATDAALNSHGLIKVRVFSDDRANRESIFASLCGELNAAPIQHIGKLLVIWRPIPEKADDEREAGGKGAPRVVKIVKFSKSGNHRPQMKKLRVLGNERVAQGGEIKRAKRRITSVKKMAQD
- a CDS encoding RlmE family RNA methyltransferase — encoded protein: MKIKTKSKKLNKTWLHDHINDPYVKMAQRDGYRARAAYKLKEIDEELKLIRPGQVVVDLGASPGAWSQYLRRCFAPTVAGVGGAAVGQLNGTIIALDLLPCEPIEGVQFLQGDFQDEECLKALEDTLAGRAVDLVVSDMAPNLSGIENVDAARIAGLVELAIDFAQRHLKPEGALVTKVFHGSGYTQLLEQFKATFKKVKPIKPKASRDRSSETFLIGIGLKAPRP
- the ftsH gene encoding ATP-dependent zinc metalloprotease FtsH, yielding MNNQWFSKVAVWIVIALVLFTVFKQFDRGASQGNQLGYSEFLDEVQAHRIKSVTLQEGGAGTDILAETNDGKKLRITATYLDRGLVGDLRAAGVKFDVKPREEPSFLVNMLISWGPMLLLIGVWVYFMRQMQGGGKGGAFSFGKSKARMLDEANNTTTFADVAGCDEAKEEVKELVDFLKDPQKFQKLGGRIPRGVLLVGPPGTGKTLLAKAIAGEAKVPFFSISGSDFVEMFVGVGAARVRDMFEQAKKSAPCIIFVDEIDAVGRHRGAGLGGGNDEREQTLNQMLVEMDGFETNLGVIVMAATNRPDILDPALLRPGRFDRQVYVTLPDVRGREQILNVHMRKVPVGQDIRADILARGTPGFSGADLANLVNEAALFAARRSGRVVEMLDFEKAKDKIMMGPERKSMIMPEEERKNTAYHEAGHALVARLMPKTDPVHKVTVIPRGRALGVTMQLPEGDRYSLDKERMLSTISVLFGGRIAEEVFMNQMTTGASNDFERATSIARDMVMRYGMTDELGPMVYSENEGEVFLGRSVTKTTSMSEETMRKVDSVIRRIIDEQYGIARHLIEENQDKMHAMAKALLEYETIDADQIDDIMSGKPPRPPKDWTTPSGGKSDGTPPPVNTDSAPAAA
- the folP gene encoding dihydropteroate synthase, producing the protein MSFWQTTRFQIDLSSPRVMGIVNVTPDSFSDGGQYGDAARAIAHCEQLLAEGADILDIGGESSRPGAQVLSVEEEWARVAPVLRAALSMGVPVSLDSWKPEVMARALDLGVDILNDIQAFQSTEAMQLVSAHAGVGLCAMHMRGDSSTMQQLTDYVDVVAEVAEFLQFRVKALRDAGVAAARIVLDPGYGFAKTTPQNFDLLSRQAELLGLGYPLLVGWSRKRSLGDVTGRSVEQRLPASVAAAMLAMARGAAVLRVHDVAATVDAVKVFQAATQKREG
- the glmM gene encoding phosphoglucosamine mutase — encoded protein: MTRKYFGTDGIRGTVGQGPITPDFMLRLGHAVGQVLRKQGGRPSVLIGKDTRISGYMIESALEAGFASAGVDVQLTGPLPTPGVAYLTRALRQDLGVVISASHNPFADNGIKFFSSKGEKLPDAWELAVEAALEDAPTWIDSANLGRARRITDARGRYIEFCKNSFGSDLTLKGLKIVVDAANGAAYHVAPDVFHELGAEVISIGCSPDGFNINAGFGATSPAALVQAVKEHGAHYGVALDGDADRLQLVDAEGRLYNGDELLYVMVADRLGQGLRVPGAVGTLMTNMAVELAIKALDVDFVRAKVGDRYVLEELAARGWELGGEGSGHLLALDKHTTGDGIVSALLILQAVSRTGKSLAEQLAPVTLFPQTMINVRLQAGQDWKSNAHLAREQAEVTSELGSRGRVLIRASGTEPLLRVMVEASDAQVAKQCAERLVKAVNA
- a CDS encoding fasciclin domain-containing protein, producing the protein MKLNTARRTLALCSAAALVLGLSACATPAPTPVSLAETVARTPQLSTFSQLIEQAGLKAELNAAGPLTVFAPSNEAFKAVPAKTMEALNQNPAQLKAVLSYHLVAGKLAAADIKNANVATLNGATAATARAGSFVTIEEALVQDGELSASNGVVHVIDRVLTPPKK
- the pstS gene encoding phosphate ABC transporter substrate-binding protein PstS — protein: MKFAQVRAGVVLAATLAMLPLVHAQDVTGAGASFPAPIYAKWADSYNKASGVRINYQSVGSGAGIKQIKAKTVDFGASDAPLKDEDLAKDDMIQFPTVIGGVVPVLNIKGITPGQVRMTGAVLADIYLGKITKWNDAALTALNPGVPLPDTTIAVVRRADGSGTSFLFTNYLSKVNAEWKAKVGEGTAVNWPTGAGGKGNEGVSSYVQRLPNSIGYVEYAYAKQNKMSHVLLKNQSGAFVAPSDAAFKAAAAGAEWSKSFYQVLTEQAGKDSWPITGATFILMHKKQDKPASAAATLKFFDWAYASGDKTADELDYVPLPAAVKDLVRKQWADNLKDASGKAISIK